The Chitinivibrionales bacterium genome includes a window with the following:
- a CDS encoding homocysteine S-methyltransferase family protein, with protein sequence MKTIVETVKSGSILVSDGAWGTFLHKKGLEPGQCPELWCITRKNDVLDIAKSYAGAGADMIESNSFGANRFKLIHYGLEARAREMNRAAAAISREAAGPNRHVIASVGPTGKILMMGDVTEEEIYGAFKEQAVALEEGGADACCIETMTALDEACIAVKAARENTRLEVICTFTFDKTVDNTFRTMMGVSPAEMAAALVKAGAHVIGTNCGNGMERMVEIVREIRAADKATPVLVHANAGLPQAKDGQIVYPETPEMMAGLVPAIVSAGANIVGGCCGTTPEHIAKIVAAVKSIRK encoded by the coding sequence ATGAAAACAATCGTCGAAACCGTCAAATCCGGTTCCATCCTCGTCTCCGACGGCGCATGGGGCACCTTTCTCCACAAGAAAGGGCTCGAGCCGGGCCAGTGCCCCGAGCTTTGGTGCATCACCCGGAAAAACGACGTGCTTGACATTGCGAAAAGCTACGCGGGCGCGGGCGCCGACATGATCGAATCGAACAGCTTCGGCGCCAACCGGTTCAAGCTCATTCATTACGGCCTCGAGGCACGCGCAAGGGAAATGAACCGCGCCGCTGCCGCGATCTCGCGCGAGGCAGCCGGTCCAAACCGGCACGTGATCGCGTCCGTCGGCCCCACGGGCAAGATCCTCATGATGGGCGACGTCACGGAAGAAGAAATCTACGGCGCGTTCAAGGAGCAGGCAGTTGCACTCGAGGAGGGCGGCGCCGACGCGTGCTGCATCGAGACCATGACCGCGCTCGACGAGGCGTGCATCGCGGTGAAGGCGGCCCGGGAGAACACGAGGCTCGAGGTCATCTGCACGTTCACATTCGACAAGACCGTCGACAACACCTTTCGCACCATGATGGGCGTGTCGCCCGCCGAAATGGCGGCCGCGCTTGTCAAGGCCGGCGCGCACGTCATCGGCACGAACTGCGGCAACGGCATGGAGCGGATGGTCGAGATCGTGCGGGAAATCCGCGCTGCCGACAAGGCCACGCCCGTGCTCGTGCACGCGAACGCCGGGCTGCCGCAGGCCAAGGACGGCCAGATCGTGTATCCCGAAACGCCGGAGATGATGGCGGGACTGGTGCCCGCGATTGTTTCCGCCGGCGCGAATATCGTCGGCGGGTGTTGCGGGACGACGCCGGAGCATATAGCGAAAATTGTAGCGGCTGTAAAATCGATTAGAAAATAA
- a CDS encoding corrinoid protein: MPDILSQIATCVEKGKISAAAPFPPDMKGKDGADELTGLALTQGIPPQEVLSKGLVPGMYNVGEKFRLNKVFIPDVLMAAKAMYAGMKHLKPYFLSGAVKRRGTFVIGTAAGDLHDIGKNLVAMIVEGGGWEVVDLGVDVSIDKFVKAAGEHPGCSVGISTLLTTTMMNMEKTTRELKEKFPGIRVIVGGAPLTREFADKIGAAYSADPQGAVDFLNSGK; encoded by the coding sequence ATGCCAGACATACTTTCCCAAATAGCAACGTGCGTGGAAAAAGGGAAAATCAGCGCGGCCGCGCCGTTTCCGCCCGACATGAAGGGCAAGGACGGGGCCGACGAGCTCACCGGGCTCGCCTTGACACAAGGGATTCCTCCCCAGGAGGTTCTGTCGAAAGGGCTCGTGCCGGGCATGTACAACGTGGGCGAGAAGTTCAGGCTCAACAAGGTGTTCATTCCCGACGTGCTCATGGCGGCCAAGGCCATGTACGCGGGCATGAAGCACCTCAAGCCGTATTTCCTGTCGGGCGCAGTGAAGCGCAGGGGCACGTTCGTGATCGGCACCGCAGCGGGGGACCTGCACGACATCGGCAAGAACCTCGTGGCCATGATCGTGGAGGGCGGCGGCTGGGAGGTGGTGGACCTCGGCGTGGACGTGTCCATTGACAAATTCGTAAAGGCCGCGGGCGAGCACCCGGGCTGCAGCGTGGGCATTTCCACCCTGCTCACCACCACCATGATGAACATGGAAAAAACGACCAGGGAACTCAAGGAAAAATTCCCCGGCATCAGGGTGATCGTGGGCGGCGCACCGCTCACCAGGGAGTTCGCGGACAAAATCGGCGCGGCATATTCCGCCGATCCCCAGGGAGCGGTTGATTTCTTGAATTCGGGAAAATAA
- a CDS encoding ABC transporter substrate-binding protein has protein sequence MKHLIAAILCALLFIVSLQCSKSKQPVGQLEAVDYAAIQKKAEAFVPAIGKTGGEIILSSFSDPKSFNPITSIETTTSEFTGYLYEGLIHINTVTLRPEPGLAQSWDVSKDGLTWVFHLRPGVVWSDNAPFTAADVEFTFNSLVLNDSVNPNSSRDMFVIDGKKPVVKALDSMTVQFTLPTPFAPFLRAMAQEILPKHKYQKYLKNGSGNFSNSLGIQTPPDSMVSTGPFLVESFISQQKITYRRNPLYWRKDSAGNRLPYLSRIAYMIVLDQNAELLRFKRGEIDYLHANGEDFPGLKRDEARGNYTVYRLGPSSGSYFVFFNQNTGRDPKTGKLYVDSVKLSWFRNVKFRKAVAYAFDKESMIRIVMNGLGYPQWGPMSPSEGYFYNPDVATYPYDLAKAKATLAEAGFTDKNNDSIVEDPSGHPVDFSFVTNSGNPVRQKLSEIIRKDFERLGFRVHFQLIEFNSLIQRIDNPPYEWDAIMLGLTGGVEPHMGKNVWHTTGSLHMWFPRQKTPSTPWEARIDSIFDAAVKELDESKRKALYDEWQRIAADQLPLIYTALPEQIFCLANKFGNINPCPNGGVLHNIEWIYRLPVK, from the coding sequence ATGAAACATCTGATCGCCGCCATCCTATGCGCATTGCTTTTTATTGTTTCTCTGCAATGCTCAAAGTCCAAGCAGCCGGTGGGCCAACTCGAGGCCGTCGATTACGCCGCAATCCAGAAAAAAGCCGAAGCGTTTGTGCCGGCCATCGGCAAGACCGGCGGGGAAATAATCCTGTCGTCCTTTTCCGACCCGAAATCCTTTAACCCGATAACTTCCATCGAAACCACGACGAGCGAATTCACCGGATACCTGTATGAGGGCCTCATCCACATCAACACCGTGACGCTCAGGCCCGAGCCCGGCCTCGCACAATCGTGGGACGTTTCGAAGGACGGCCTCACCTGGGTGTTCCATCTCAGGCCCGGCGTTGTCTGGTCGGACAACGCACCGTTCACCGCTGCCGACGTCGAGTTCACGTTCAACAGCCTCGTGCTCAACGATTCCGTCAACCCGAATTCGTCGCGCGACATGTTCGTGATCGACGGGAAAAAGCCGGTGGTGAAAGCGCTTGACAGCATGACCGTGCAGTTCACGCTGCCGACGCCGTTCGCGCCGTTCCTCCGTGCCATGGCGCAAGAGATCTTGCCCAAGCATAAGTATCAGAAATACCTGAAAAACGGGAGTGGAAACTTCTCGAATTCGCTCGGCATACAGACCCCGCCCGATTCAATGGTCAGTACGGGGCCGTTTCTCGTGGAATCGTTCATCTCCCAGCAGAAAATCACTTACAGGCGCAACCCGCTGTATTGGCGGAAAGATTCGGCGGGAAACCGTCTGCCCTATCTGTCGCGTATCGCGTACATGATCGTACTCGACCAGAACGCGGAGCTGCTGCGGTTCAAGCGCGGCGAGATCGACTACCTGCACGCGAACGGCGAGGACTTCCCGGGCCTCAAGAGGGACGAGGCGCGGGGCAACTACACGGTGTACCGGCTCGGCCCGTCCTCGGGCAGCTATTTCGTGTTCTTCAACCAGAACACGGGCCGCGATCCCAAGACCGGAAAATTATATGTTGATTCGGTAAAGCTGTCGTGGTTCCGCAATGTCAAATTTCGCAAGGCCGTCGCCTATGCGTTTGACAAGGAAAGCATGATCCGCATCGTGATGAACGGCCTGGGCTACCCCCAATGGGGCCCCATGAGCCCGTCGGAAGGTTATTTTTACAACCCGGACGTCGCCACCTACCCTTACGATCTTGCAAAAGCAAAGGCGACGCTCGCCGAGGCAGGGTTTACGGATAAGAATAACGACAGCATCGTCGAAGACCCGTCGGGGCACCCCGTTGATTTCTCTTTTGTCACCAACAGCGGCAACCCCGTCCGCCAGAAGCTCTCGGAGATCATCCGCAAGGACTTCGAGCGCCTCGGATTCAGGGTGCATTTTCAGCTCATTGAGTTCAACAGCCTCATCCAGCGCATCGACAACCCGCCGTACGAATGGGACGCCATCATGCTCGGCCTCACCGGCGGCGTTGAGCCGCATATGGGAAAGAACGTGTGGCACACCACGGGCTCGCTGCACATGTGGTTCCCGCGCCAGAAAACGCCCTCGACGCCGTGGGAGGCGCGTATCGACTCCATCTTCGACGCGGCGGTGAAGGAGCTTGACGAAAGCAAACGCAAGGCGCTCTACGACGAATGGCAGCGCATCGCGGCCGACCAACTTCCGCTCATCTATACCGCGCTGCCCGAGCAGATCTTCTGCCTCGCGAACAAGTTCGGCAACATCAACCCCTGTCCCAACGGCGGCGTCCTCCACAACATCGAGTGGATCTACCGCCTGCCGGTGAAGTGA
- a CDS encoding carboxypeptidase regulatory-like domain-containing protein, giving the protein MVKKTGLLWLCALVMAFSSHALTLRGIVTSAASNAPVVGAVVTFTAGVNQYLDTTVAGGTYELPAIEQTTGQLAVAATGYVTNRQFLTGLQSVDTVNVLLTPAATGAGVKRILGTVTEVGGANAVAGAQIVLLLRAGLASTALDTEASANDGKYLFDSLASGRYDLAVTKTGYLDYLSPAPLDLRTADSVLANVQLTPVGSSVGTLTGKITAVDTTVAIAGATVLLTRTTTVGGVVTTVSIDSVLTNASGVYTIAGVPAEAGYRLTASAATYVTASSANLFRVDSAVTRIENFRLAAVVVPACIIKGTVIDSGSLAAIQGAQVVLRKQQPGLAWVRIDSSTTAANGSFAFSGLDIGTYSLVVSRGDYLTYVTPLNRAVNLTANPDTATVVVAMAPVPKGTLHVMVRDNANSAITGASVTLIQRAGGVAPGQTYNATTAVDGWTVFSMVIAGPYDITVSRTGFNTTTRTGQQVAAGADDTIFVTLQAATGSSKTVKGTVKNASGAGIGAAVVVLTARAGGGATLALLDTCAADGSYGITGIPAGYAAASLSVTKAGYVTKDSAGIAIANDTTTVDIVLAPNSGVTSLPARPQAELRVTVLANALYLSGVKAELPLHVTIYSVNGQMVWDRIYNGAGSLMIPRTWSHQIMYLRVEQGNKVIREKIAVR; this is encoded by the coding sequence ATGGTCAAAAAAACAGGTCTGCTCTGGCTGTGCGCCCTGGTAATGGCGTTTTCGTCCCACGCGCTCACACTCCGCGGCATTGTGACGAGCGCCGCGAGCAACGCGCCGGTCGTCGGGGCGGTGGTAACATTTACCGCCGGCGTAAACCAGTATCTTGACACGACGGTCGCCGGCGGAACCTACGAGCTTCCCGCCATCGAGCAGACCACCGGTCAGCTCGCCGTGGCCGCGACCGGATATGTGACGAACCGCCAGTTCCTGACCGGCCTGCAGAGCGTGGACACCGTCAACGTCCTCCTTACTCCCGCGGCCACCGGCGCGGGCGTCAAGCGAATTCTCGGCACCGTCACCGAGGTCGGCGGCGCGAACGCCGTTGCGGGCGCGCAGATCGTTCTGCTTCTGCGCGCGGGGCTCGCCTCCACCGCCCTTGACACGGAGGCGTCCGCGAACGACGGCAAATATCTTTTTGATTCCCTCGCCTCGGGAAGGTACGACCTGGCCGTGACAAAGACCGGATACCTGGATTACCTGTCGCCGGCCCCGCTCGACCTGCGGACGGCGGATTCGGTCTTGGCAAATGTCCAGCTCACGCCTGTCGGGAGCAGTGTGGGCACGCTCACCGGCAAGATTACCGCGGTTGACACGACTGTCGCCATTGCCGGCGCCACGGTGCTGCTCACGAGAACCACCACCGTAGGCGGCGTGGTGACGACCGTTTCGATCGATTCGGTATTGACAAATGCATCAGGCGTCTACACCATCGCCGGCGTTCCCGCCGAGGCGGGCTACCGGCTCACCGCTTCGGCCGCAACCTACGTGACCGCATCTTCGGCGAACCTGTTCAGGGTCGATTCGGCGGTGACCCGCATCGAGAACTTCAGGCTCGCCGCAGTGGTGGTGCCCGCGTGCATCATCAAGGGCACCGTCATCGACAGCGGCTCGCTTGCCGCGATCCAGGGCGCGCAGGTGGTCCTCCGCAAGCAGCAGCCCGGCCTTGCTTGGGTGCGGATTGATTCATCAACGACCGCGGCAAACGGCTCGTTTGCCTTTTCGGGCCTCGACATCGGAACCTATTCGCTCGTGGTGAGCAGGGGAGACTACCTCACCTACGTCACGCCGCTCAACCGGGCGGTCAACCTGACGGCAAATCCGGACACCGCGACGGTCGTCGTGGCCATGGCGCCGGTTCCAAAGGGCACGCTGCATGTGATGGTGCGTGACAATGCCAACAGCGCGATTACCGGCGCATCGGTAACCCTCATTCAACGGGCCGGGGGAGTCGCGCCTGGCCAGACCTACAACGCTACGACCGCGGTTGACGGCTGGACGGTTTTCTCAATGGTCATCGCGGGACCCTATGACATCACCGTTTCAAGAACCGGTTTCAACACCACCACCAGGACCGGCCAGCAGGTGGCCGCCGGCGCCGATGACACGATCTTCGTCACGCTCCAGGCGGCAACCGGTTCGTCAAAGACCGTGAAAGGCACGGTAAAGAACGCCTCGGGCGCAGGCATCGGCGCGGCCGTCGTGGTGCTCACCGCCCGCGCGGGCGGCGGCGCAACCCTGGCGCTGCTTGACACATGCGCTGCGGACGGCTCCTACGGCATAACCGGCATTCCCGCCGGCTATGCCGCGGCGTCCCTCTCGGTGACAAAGGCGGGTTACGTGACCAAGGATTCGGCCGGCATAGCAATAGCAAACGACACCACGACCGTCGACATCGTCCTGGCGCCCAATTCAGGTGTGACGTCGCTGCCCGCCCGTCCTCAGGCGGAGTTGCGCGTCACGGTCCTCGCCAACGCCCTTTATCTTTCGGGCGTAAAAGCGGAACTGCCGCTCCATGTGACGATCTATTCCGTCAACGGCCAGATGGTATGGGATCGGATTTACAATGGCGCGGGGTCGCTGATGATACCGCGGACATGGTCGCACCAGATCATGTACCTGAGGGTGGAGCAGGGGAACAAGGTCATCCGCGAGAAGATCGCCGTTCGATAG
- a CDS encoding MAPEG family protein yields MTIELTLLVLSVILGIIHLIMASHFASFQFGYKWTAGNRDKIMPPLNGIAGRMERIASNYLETFPFFASVIIIAHLAGRHNSLIILGAYFYLCGRIAYAIIYAIGIPLLRSLIWNVATIGIFLIIVGIFVK; encoded by the coding sequence ATGACTATTGAACTTACTCTTCTTGTTTTAAGCGTTATTCTGGGAATAATTCATCTTATCATGGCATCACATTTTGCAAGCTTCCAATTCGGTTATAAATGGACCGCCGGCAATAGGGACAAAATCATGCCTCCATTGAATGGCATTGCCGGAAGAATGGAAAGAATTGCATCAAATTATTTGGAAACATTTCCATTTTTTGCATCTGTAATAATAATTGCACATCTGGCAGGACGTCACAACTCATTAATAATTTTAGGGGCATATTTTTATCTTTGTGGAAGAATCGCTTACGCAATCATATATGCGATTGGAATACCATTGTTGCGTTCCTTAATCTGGAACGTTGCGACAATTGGAATATTCTTGATAATTGTTGGAATATTTGTCAAATAA
- a CDS encoding ABC transporter permease: protein MNLFRNQRELRKLSRHPLAIAGFAVLAVFYFVMLLAEFIAPYGYDSGDRELSYVPPSRVHFIYKGHFSLRPFIYPYSYTFNAYAERAYVEDSATPYYLSLFAKGDKVKLWGFIPLSRHLYGVQGMPQKCRYYCLGGDGVGRDLFSRIVYGSRVSLTIGFFGVAITFLLGFLVGGISGYYGGMVDSVLMRFAECFMLVPGFFLMLALRSAFPVKLSSTAVYLLIVVIMSFIEWAGFARIIRGMALSISKQDFVKAAKALGASDLRIITRHVLPQTLSYAIVALTLTIPAYILGESTLSFIGLGIQDPQASWGNLLSAAMNVSDIQYHPWILIPGIFIFLSVMAFNFVGDGLRDALDPNK from the coding sequence ATGAACCTGTTCAGGAACCAGCGCGAACTGAGAAAGCTCTCCCGGCACCCGCTCGCCATCGCCGGGTTCGCCGTGCTCGCCGTGTTCTACTTTGTCATGCTGCTGGCGGAGTTCATCGCGCCCTACGGGTACGACAGCGGCGACCGAGAGCTTTCGTACGTGCCGCCGAGCAGGGTGCATTTTATTTACAAGGGGCATTTCTCTTTGCGGCCATTCATCTATCCGTATTCCTATACCTTCAACGCCTATGCCGAGCGCGCGTACGTGGAAGACAGCGCAACCCCCTATTACCTTTCGCTGTTCGCAAAGGGCGACAAGGTGAAGCTGTGGGGGTTCATTCCCCTCAGCCGCCACCTCTACGGCGTGCAGGGAATGCCGCAAAAATGCCGTTACTACTGCCTTGGCGGCGACGGCGTGGGCCGCGACCTTTTTTCGCGCATCGTGTACGGTTCGCGCGTGTCGCTCACCATTGGTTTTTTCGGCGTGGCGATCACGTTTTTGCTCGGGTTCCTCGTGGGCGGCATCTCGGGCTATTACGGCGGCATGGTCGACAGCGTGCTCATGCGGTTCGCCGAGTGCTTCATGCTCGTGCCCGGGTTCTTTCTCATGCTCGCGCTGCGCAGCGCGTTCCCGGTGAAGCTCTCGTCCACCGCCGTGTACCTTCTCATCGTGGTGATCATGAGCTTCATCGAATGGGCGGGGTTCGCGCGCATCATCCGCGGCATGGCCCTCTCCATCAGCAAACAGGACTTTGTCAAGGCGGCCAAGGCCCTCGGCGCGTCGGACCTGCGCATCATCACGCGCCACGTGCTGCCGCAGACGCTCAGCTATGCCATCGTGGCGCTCACCCTCACCATCCCGGCGTACATCCTCGGCGAGTCCACGCTCAGCTTCATCGGCCTCGGCATCCAGGACCCGCAGGCAAGCTGGGGCAACCTGCTCTCCGCCGCCATGAACGTGTCGGACATACAGTACCATCCGTGGATTCTGATTCCGGGGATTTTTATATTCTTGTCGGTGATGGCGTTTAATTTTGTGGGTGACGGATTGCGGGATGCTTTGGATCCAAATAAATGA
- a CDS encoding ABC transporter permease, translating to MRDDLIRRTLILLPQLLVVTFITFLFINLAPGDILAKYRFDPRISPESVKKIEQKYHFDKPAVVQYGYWLGRLCHLDLGYSFSREANVTTVIAERVGNTLLMSSMAIIFTWLIALPLGIYAAVKQYSWGDRILSFISYFGMSLPGFFFALILMFCIYSLSNIPFFAALPIGGMVSPNHESLPWFAKIGDVALHLILPVLVLTVTALAGLQRIARGNMLEELRKQYVITARAKGLPENQVIYKHALRNAINPLITLFGYSFSELLSGAAILEIVINWPGLGSLIYQAVRAQDTFLVMGSMLMGGVMLIVGNLIADLLLVVADPRVRS from the coding sequence ATGCGCGACGACCTCATCAGACGTACGCTCATTTTGCTCCCGCAGCTGCTCGTCGTGACGTTCATAACTTTCCTTTTTATCAACCTCGCGCCGGGCGACATCCTCGCCAAATACCGGTTCGACCCGCGCATCTCGCCCGAGTCGGTGAAGAAGATCGAGCAGAAATACCATTTCGACAAGCCCGCCGTGGTGCAATACGGCTACTGGCTCGGCCGGCTTTGCCACCTCGACCTCGGCTACTCGTTCTCGCGCGAGGCAAACGTCACCACCGTGATCGCGGAGCGCGTGGGCAACACCCTGCTCATGTCGTCGATGGCGATCATCTTCACCTGGCTCATCGCGCTGCCGCTCGGCATCTACGCGGCGGTCAAGCAGTATTCGTGGGGCGACCGGATCCTTTCCTTCATCTCCTATTTCGGCATGTCGCTGCCCGGTTTTTTTTTCGCGCTCATCCTCATGTTCTGCATCTATTCGCTCAGCAACATCCCGTTCTTCGCCGCGCTTCCCATCGGGGGCATGGTGTCGCCCAACCACGAATCGCTTCCCTGGTTCGCCAAGATCGGCGACGTGGCGCTCCACCTCATTTTGCCCGTGCTCGTGCTCACCGTGACCGCGCTCGCAGGGCTGCAGAGGATCGCGCGCGGCAACATGCTCGAGGAACTGCGCAAGCAGTATGTGATCACGGCGCGGGCCAAGGGGCTTCCCGAAAACCAGGTGATTTACAAACACGCATTGCGCAACGCCATCAACCCGCTCATCACCCTGTTCGGCTATTCGTTCTCCGAACTCCTGTCGGGCGCGGCGATCCTCGAGATCGTGATCAACTGGCCGGGCCTGGGAAGCCTCATTTACCAGGCGGTGCGCGCGCAGGACACCTTTCTCGTGATGGGCAGCATGCTCATGGGCGGCGTCATGCTCATCGTGGGCAACCTCATCGCCGACCTTTTGCTCGTGGTCGCGGACCCGAGGGTGCGCTCATGA
- a CDS encoding carboxypeptidase regulatory-like domain-containing protein, protein MVRKISLVFSILAATIFTVNAGTVTGVVDSGTAPNNKPLAGVIVTLTPAFGGGASYSDTTLATGDYSIANVPAGVYAPTATLDGFTPYAGANIVVTANGTVTRNINLVPLPPGITISGAVKDSVSGDPLAGALVRLRTIGGGATTVDSVIVGTNGQYSLTHVQAGTYNLVASAAGHTAKTVRTVVAAVDITQDFLLVGLPAGVAISGSVKDSVSGTPLAGGKVYLRTGGIIGGTIIDSAVVGTNGSYSLDSVQPGTYSVIATAAGHTSKTVNGVAVANTAVTEDFMLVGLPAGVTVSGLVDDSIRGTPLAGAIVYLRTAAGAGGGTILDSAVAGSNGSYTIDSVQPGNYRLEATATGHTAKTVAITVAAAPVTQSFLLASLPGVTISGQVADSTTGQPLGGAVVKILSGGLGGTVVDTAVVAANGTYTLTDIPAGTYTMTVNKANYGTKVKTVTVAATPLTEDFLMVPGVGVTTLLSSAKSRVPQIMLAAGMLHLANFSEAGTVSLLSISGKLVYRTGITANTTMVVLPKTITSGMYLVNVTQKSTVYNKQVVMP, encoded by the coding sequence ATGGTACGTAAAATCAGTTTGGTTTTTTCAATTCTCGCGGCAACGATATTCACGGTTAACGCGGGAACGGTTACGGGTGTTGTTGACTCGGGCACTGCCCCGAACAACAAGCCTCTGGCCGGCGTCATTGTGACGCTCACACCCGCCTTCGGCGGCGGCGCTTCGTATTCAGACACGACCCTTGCCACGGGCGATTATTCGATTGCGAATGTTCCTGCCGGGGTTTACGCCCCAACGGCAACACTGGATGGGTTCACCCCATACGCCGGAGCAAATATTGTGGTGACGGCCAATGGGACTGTGACGAGAAACATAAACCTCGTTCCCCTGCCGCCGGGCATCACCATTTCCGGTGCTGTCAAGGATTCGGTGAGCGGTGACCCGCTTGCCGGCGCGCTTGTCCGCCTTCGTACGATCGGCGGCGGCGCCACGACGGTTGATTCGGTGATAGTGGGTACTAACGGCCAGTATTCTCTCACCCATGTCCAGGCCGGCACTTATAACTTGGTCGCCAGCGCTGCGGGCCATACTGCCAAGACAGTTCGGACTGTTGTTGCTGCCGTGGACATCACCCAGGATTTCCTGCTTGTCGGCCTGCCTGCCGGCGTCGCGATTTCCGGTAGTGTAAAAGATTCGGTTTCCGGAACCCCTCTTGCGGGCGGCAAAGTTTATCTCAGGACTGGCGGCATAATTGGTGGGACAATAATTGACTCTGCGGTTGTTGGAACCAACGGTTCTTATTCCCTCGACAGCGTACAGCCCGGCACTTATTCAGTAATTGCGACAGCTGCGGGACACACCTCAAAGACGGTTAACGGCGTTGCGGTTGCCAACACCGCTGTTACCGAAGATTTCATGCTTGTCGGTCTGCCTGCCGGCGTCACGGTTTCCGGCTTGGTGGATGATTCCATCCGCGGAACGCCGCTTGCAGGTGCCATTGTTTATTTGCGCACTGCAGCTGGTGCTGGCGGTGGAACGATCCTCGATTCGGCGGTGGCTGGATCAAACGGTTCATATACTATTGACAGCGTACAGCCAGGCAACTACAGGCTGGAAGCCACAGCCACTGGTCATACTGCAAAAACGGTGGCAATAACGGTTGCCGCAGCCCCTGTTACCCAGAGCTTCCTGCTCGCCTCGCTTCCCGGCGTTACCATTTCCGGGCAAGTGGCCGATTCCACAACCGGTCAACCCCTTGGCGGAGCGGTGGTGAAGATCCTGTCGGGCGGCCTGGGCGGGACTGTTGTCGACACCGCCGTTGTGGCGGCAAACGGCACGTATACGCTGACCGATATTCCGGCCGGCACCTATACGATGACCGTGAACAAAGCCAATTACGGGACCAAGGTGAAAACCGTGACGGTGGCTGCGACTCCTCTGACCGAGGACTTCCTCATGGTCCCGGGTGTTGGCGTCACGACGCTTTTGTCAAGTGCGAAGTCCCGCGTGCCGCAGATCATGCTGGCGGCCGGGATGCTGCATCTTGCCAATTTCAGCGAGGCGGGAACGGTATCCCTGCTCTCCATCAGCGGCAAGCTTGTTTACCGCACCGGAATCACCGCGAACACGACCATGGTTGTGCTGCCGAAAACCATCACGAGCGGCATGTACCTGGTGAACGTTACGCAGAAGAGTACGGTGTATAACAAACAGGTGGTGATGCCGTAA